In Psychrobacter ciconiae, the genomic window CACAAGCTGAATGAGCATGGCAGTAAGCTCAGTGGTTCGAATCTTACTAAAGCTTACGTTGGCAGGGGTCATAAAGTTGGCAATGATGTCAAGGCGTTTTGCCTCAACCGGATAAGCAATCAGCACGTCATCGACCAAATCGGTAGGCGAAATCGTCGTAAGCTTGGCAAGCTCGTGCGTGGGCGAGATGACCAATCGGCTTTCGTACTCAAAAAGCGGCTGATAACTGATGCCCTCAATCGGCAAATTGCTGGTGGTAATGAGCAAGTCAATATCGCCTTGCAGCAATAAATGATGCGGCTCAGGCTCAAAGCCGGTGGCAAAATCAAGCTCCACATCCGCCCAATCGCGGCGGTAGCGGTTTAAAATCGGCATCAGCCAATCAAAGCAGCTGTGACATTCGGACGCTAAGCGCAATCGCCCCGCTTGACCGTGGGCTAGGCGCTTGAGGTTGGTTTTGGTTCGGGTCACTTGCGGCAAAATACTGTCAGCAAGTGCAAGGACGATTTTGCCGGCAGGCGTAAAGCTCAGCGGTCTGGTTCGGCGATTGACAAGGCTAATGTCATAATAGCTTTCAAGCTCTTTTAATTGATGCGACACCGCCGACGCCGTCACGTGAAGCTCATCGGCTGCTGCCGCAAGCGAACCATGCGCCCGCAGCGCGGTCAGCGTTTTTAAATGACGAAGCTCAAGCATAAATTGACCCGATTTTTATCATGAAAATAATTCATTATAATC contains:
- a CDS encoding LysR family transcriptional regulator; translated protein: MLELRHLKTLTALRAHGSLAAAADELHVTASAVSHQLKELESYYDISLVNRRTRPLSFTPAGKIVLALADSILPQVTRTKTNLKRLAHGQAGRLRLASECHSCFDWLMPILNRYRRDWADVELDFATGFEPEPHHLLLQGDIDLLITTSNLPIEGISYQPLFEYESRLVISPTHELAKLTTISPTDLVDDVLIAYPVEAKRLDIIANFMTPANVSFSKIRTTELTAMLIQLVASERGVAALPDWVVADYEKKGWVVSRPLGKGVYCQLYAATRTASQNLVFMQGFLALLDDLVKPVI